Genomic DNA from Hordeum vulgare subsp. vulgare chromosome 2H, MorexV3_pseudomolecules_assembly, whole genome shotgun sequence:
tggtgctggtccaaaacagagccacttaCGGGGCCACCCgcggcaactcgggggatttctatccggcccACGTACATATTGCTTATCTGTCGTgttctgagaacgagatacgcggctcctatcgagatcgtggacacgccgggcggccttgctggacttgttttacctttctcgagcatcttctgcgagggattccgaggatgctttgggttatctcggggTTGAGGTTTTTcaataggaacccaaggagatcacgggtttccctgatcaaggtcattccgtcgcagcgtgtgatagtttgtgatggattagttggagcacccctgcaacgttaaatctttcggaaagccgtgcccgcggttatgtggcaacgtggaaactttgtttaacatccggttctagataacttggagttaacttaattaaaatatgtcaactgagtgcgtaaccgtcacTATCTTTTTCGTGAGCTCCtttttcgatcgaggacacggtggggttatgtctgacgtaagtaggtgttcaggatcattcatttgatcatcagtagttcacacctgttatgcgtagatcacccccctcttattcttgtactcgtaagttagccacctcaaataaatgtttagtcgcttgttgcagcctcaccacttaaacatacctcactcattaagctttgctagtcttgatacctttggaaatgagattgttgagtccctgtggctcacagattactacaacactagttgcaggtacaggtaaagggttacttgacgcggtcgcgttgattgttcatttggagtttcttcttcatcatcatcgatctaggatgggttccaggccggcagcccgggatagcaaggatggacgtcgttcttttatcgtttgtttttgtccgtagacggaccctgctcttcttcatgatgaatgtatgtatggtactgatgtgactctgatgtagcttgtggcgagtgtaagccaattatttatatactcatcttttcagtacatgtacttgtaacgatatccatttttgcaaaacaacgagatgcgtttctatccttgtcgaggtcctcgcaccaaaataaggatagaaccgcatcttggacgttacagtgATGCTCCTAGAGGAGGTCGCATACGTGCAGGCTAGAGGTAGCCCAGAACACCCTCGTCGTCTACCCCGCGCGCTCCTCCCGGAGGAGGCCGCCTACCTCCATGCTAAGATGGCGCTGCGCGTGACGAACGAGCGCGGCCGTGCTGCGCCACTGCCCACACCAGCACTGCCGGCGCTGGCACAGCCCGTCCCCACTCCGGCGTAGCCCGATCTCGCCGCCGCCGACGAGGACGCctaggattttttttcctttttcatttacAATGTAACCGACTTTCGTGGCCGgcattaatgtttaattatgcttGATTATTATTATTTACGCGCCGATAAAAATAGGTCAGGTCAGTGTTAGATGCACGCGTCGACCCAAACGCCGAAGCGGACATTTATGTACGCTGGGCCAATCAAACGGACAAAATCACCGTTTGTTTGAGTCGCCCTTTGGAGTTGCCATCCCTATCATGGGTTGCAGCTCTTCTCACAAGATTTTTTTAATGGTAAAAGGCTAAAAGAGAAGAAGATTCCGCAGAAAGTgaaaagaaaacaacaaagaAATGGAGAAAAATGAACCAAAAACGAAAATAGAACGCCCTCGCTCCTCCTGCCTTCAGCCACTCTGCGTCTGTGCCCCACCTGGATCCCTCGACCGCCGTCACACGGACACGGCTACACCACCCATCCAAATCCCGCATCTCTTCCTTCTCTTTCAGCGTGTCACCGCCCGAGGCCGTCAGCGCGCAACTAAGCATCTCGCCGTCCCCTTGCTCTCTGCGACAGCGCGCGCGATGGCCGTCGCCCAGGCCGCAGCGGTCGTCTCGCCGGTGGTGGCCGGGGCGGCGCCATCCGTTTCTCAGCGGCCGCCGTCCCGGGGACCGGCTGGAGCCGGAGGCGGGCTGGGGTGGCGCCGCCGGCCGAGGGGGAGCGCCGGCCGCCGCCTGGTCATCGCGGACGCGTTCGGCGGGCAGTACGAGGACGGGTTCGGGGATGTGGAATTGGTACGTATGGCGCGCTTGAATggtcgctcgctcgctcgctccacTAACTGGTATCCACATTAACTCGGTGGGCACGTACTCATTTGCGCGAAGAAAAGAGTGTGATATATCGCTCGGAGTAGCAGTAGTTTTAGGGATGTAAATGGCAAACAAGTGGCAGCCACAAGTCCCATTTATTTAGACTTTTTTAGCATTATAGTTcatttttctcaaaaaaaaaaaaaatttaaACTACTAGATAATAAGTGCGTTTAAGTGGAATTAAATGGGACCCAGTTTCCATCTCTAAGTAGTTTTGACGAAACGATAATATTCATGCGTCTCCTCTTTTTCGACTTCTGAACTTTTGCTAATCCTTTGTCGCGTGATTCACGTAAATCTAAAGTCACTTGAGAAGTGCACATTCTCAAATTTATAATCACATTATAACGACTAAAACTTTACTAAATGATTATTGTAATCCTCTAGGCCGTATGATTTTTAGGAGTAGCATGAGATCACCATAGTTGGATCTTTGGAAAACAAGACTACCCTAAAAACACTATATATAGTAGGAAAACAAAACGGGGTGCGAAATGCGATGTCATGACTTTCGAACATTGTAGGAAACCAACACACATGTGGAAATTTGCAGTATTTTGGAGAGCACGAGCATGCTTGCTGATTCTTAGTTGACATTAAAAAGACACTAATTCAGATAAAACAGTGCACCAGTAAGTCTGAAATTGCAATTTTTGAACATGCACTATTATAGTTCAATTTTTGGTTTGCATGTTGTATATGAAGCAACTTTGGAGGTGAGAGCAGTTGGATGTTGATCCAAAGGCTTAGAAATATGAATGAGATTTAAAAAGATACCAAGCAACTTTTAAATCTTTACGGAGAAAAGCGACTTATAATAGACAATCCCTTTGAAGAGAGAGAAAGTTCATGCAAAACATGAAAAGAAATTCAGATGGGAAATGGCATCTTGCCAGAAATCATACAAGAgtgagaaaaaatcataaaagtaAGTAGGATGTATCACAATCCTATAAGATTCCTATGGAAATTATCTGATCCAAACGGGGCCTTCGAAAGATGGCTGAATTTCTTTTCAAACCAGGAAGCTTATGTGTAGACCGTCCCCTTAGCTTACCGTGGTTTGTTTCACTACTAGCACAATATCCGTGCGTTGCTACGAAACTATAAAATACAAAAAGTTAGGTCATCAATTTAGGAAATTGTCAAAATACGTTGGCCCCATGTGAAATTTGCTCGCGATTAACAAAAATACCACAAAAAATCATGCGTCAGACATTGGAGAATCTTAAATGACCATGATCCTTTGCAGACACAATATTTTGAATGTTAAAACATATGAAAATAAACATTGGTAAGTTGACTGCACAAGGTCATGGATCAGGTAGGATGATAAGGTCTATCATCATTCTGGAATTACAATATGTTTGCTCTCTTGTTATGTGATATAAAGCTAAAATTACTTAAGgaaaacgaaaacaacaacattaTATTGCGTTGGAATCACATTTTTGCATTTGTTATTTGTGCCTAAATGTTAGTCTCTCATGAATACTAATGTATTATTTATTTGTGTTTGGTCCCACATACGAGTACAAATACATTTGTTTATTTATGTTCATGAAAGATTGCTATTCTCAATGTGGGTAGGGATGCATTTATCTATTGATGAAGGTTGTTGGTCCTACATGTGAACTCATCATCAATTTCAACCTTTATAAGTATAAGTAGGAAAGATAATGCCTATGCCATATTTTCGATGGTTGTCCCTTTGACATGCCTTCATTTGCAGGAAATAATGAATTATTTCACTTACAAGGCCACACAGACGGTTCTCTATCAGTTGTATGAAATGAATCCGCCAGCATACACTTGGCTTTATAAGTAAGATGCTTTCTCCTTGGCCTCTTGCATGCAAATTGATTTCCCTAGTCTgacaagtactccctctgttcctaaatataagtcataagtctttctagaggtttcactaatagactacatacggatgtatatagacatgttttaaagtatagattcactcattttgcttcacaTGTAAACAtctagtaaaatatcttaaaagacttatatttaggtacggagggagtagaatactTCGAAATATTTCTTTGAAAATTATACTTCTCTTCTGTCAGTTACCTTGTCGTCAACGACGCAAAAGAGGGCGTACATTTCCTGAGGACACTCTCGAAGGTATCATCTTCGTCTCTTTGCTCCGAGGCTACGGAAAAGAAAAACGAGGAAATGCGGCAGTGCGTTCTTGATCATTTCTTAACCTATTATGTACGTGTATATGCCAGGAAAGGCAAGACCTGGCAGAGAGGGTCATGGTCACACGCCTTCACTTATACGGCAGATGGATCAAGGTAAATAATGCAGACAGATAGCCATTTCACCGGTTCTAAGAGCATCTTTAGCAGACCCCGAATAAATGATTAAACCTGTAAAAAATGCGTTTTGCAGTTTTAATCGTAAAAAAATGTGCAGAACAGAAACCGTAAAAGTGGTTCAATACGTAATTTTTTTAAGGGACGTAGAAAAGCCACATCTGAAACCCTTATTTTTAAAGGTGGGAAGGTCGATTCTAGGGGCCTAATATACCGGTCAAACCTCGTCGGAGCAAACACGCCGCCGCGGAGTTTGCCGGAATCCGCACTAAACTCGTTGGAATTCATCACCGCACATCAAAAAAGGCCGTTGAACGCCGCAACCGATAGCCGTCGGTTTGATTGGACGAGCTTGACCTCGCCGTGGCCTCCCATGACCTCAGCCTGGCTGTCGGAATCCTCCCGACACGACCGGCAAAGGGGAATGACTCGGCTGACGCGGCTGGCAACAGAGCAAGGCAATGCCGACGGACGACAAGGCATGGCCGGCCGGCGACAAGGCGTGGCCAGCGTGGTGATGGGGCGCGGCCGACGGGGTTGGACGAGGCCGACGTGGCCGGTTGGAGAAAGGGACGGCGGCCGTCGGACCGGAGGAAGGAGCTCTTTATCCCAGTTTTACAGTTTGTTCTACAGTTTCTGTCCGAACGTAACTAAAATAAACCTTTAAAATGCCTTTTTCTTAGTCCGTATTACAATTTTACAGTTTGCGTTTTTTACTggatctactagagatgctctaagataAACATGGAATGAAAAATGCAGAAGAAAAATACTCATTTACCTctgtttttcttttgcatatgatCAGAAATGCGACCATACGAAAATGTACGAGAGGATTTCCAACGAGAACCTGGAGCTCATGCGCGAAAGGCTAATGGAAACTGTGGTGTGGCCAACCGATGACACCAACACCAGCGACAAGCAAGATTGACGGTTACAGGATCGGAAATCAAATCATGTTGAGTAGGATGTGATTGCTTCACTCGACGATGTACTACACGTGGTGGAGTCCCTGCAGGTTTTGAGTGTTGATTTGGGTTACTCATTTGTGGATATAAGTTATAACCCTGCATTAATAGAATAGTCGGCGTACATTCTCTCGTAGGGGTTTGTGTGAATGTCACTCGATGATTTTTGTCCTCTGAACTCTGAGAAAAATGTCAGGACGTGTGGTCATTTTGTTTGCTCATGTTGGCCATTGTGCCTCTGTTCTCTATACTAAGATTTGTAATGAGCATTCAGGTTTACTGACCTCCCATTTTTTAAGTCTTGGCGATGCACAGCAGGAGACTAGAACAAAACGTTATGATCAAGATTGCTAAGTGTAAACGTCATGACAAAGAGAACCTTCCTTCCGGCCGAATGTCTGAAGGGAGAAGCCTGCCACATACCATACTTATACAATAATAATACCTGTTCCAATCTGCTGAACGAAGCAACGGTAACAGCTTCCTGTCTTCGACCATCGGAACAACATTTGGGCGGAGATATCCTCGAGCCCCGTGGCCTCTTTTCATGGTGGTGCCTGCTTTTGTCCCTAATCTTGGCCGGCCATGGCGATGCAAACCAAGCCCCGTCTCACCTGTTGGAAAGCTCGATTCATTGTTCATTATTTTGGAGCTTCAGATAGCTCCACCTCCACCAATGTTAGGGCTCCAAATCTGAGCTGCTCCTCTCTTGTCTTACATCTGTCTTCTCAGGAATTAGCAGGCCGGCAGTATGACAACCCGAGTACTGCAAGGCCACCAACGGTTGACCAAGTTGATACCCTCTTGGTTATTTCCAGCAACATGCATATGTGACAACTTCTAAGCTCTGCAGAAGTTGTTTctgttcctcttcttccttcttcccagGCTTTCCACCCCACACCACCGCCGACGCTCTTTCTCCAGCCATGAGATCGAGAGCCACGGGAACTTGCTTCATGGCTCTCCAGTTCGTCCTATTCTTCACTTTCAATATTGCCGGCGTCAGTCCTCTGTCCTTCAAGCTGAATTTCACCGAATCCAACTATACTGCGTCCACCGCAATCAAGTTCCAGGAGGACGCCTTCTACAACAAGGGGATCAAGCTCACCAAGGACCAGCTCAAAGACCAGATCACTAACAGTGTAGGCCGAGCAGTCTACACCGATCCAGTGCTTCTCTGGGATACCGCCACTGGCCAGTTAGCCGACTTCTCAACCCGTTTCACCTTCAGGATCACTGCCACAAACACAAGCGCAACCGACGATCCATACGGTGAGGGCCTAGCCTTCTTCCTCTCACCATACCCTTCTGTGGTTCCCAATAGGTCCACTGGTGGTTTTCTTGGCCTTTTCAGCAATGGGAGTGATCAGAATGACCCATCTAATGAGCTCGTGGCTGTTGAGTTCGACAGCCACGATGACACATGGGATCCAAAAGGCAACCATGTGGGCATTGACATCCATTCAATTGTATCCGTAGCCCACGTGGTGTGGAATAGTAGCATTAATGATGGTCGCATAGCCAATGCGTGGGTAAGTTACAAGGCCAGCTCCTTGACCTTGAGCGTCTTCTTGACGTACCTGGGGGATCCACAATTCAGTGGCAACTCCAGCTTATCTTATTCAGTTGATCTCAGAAAATACCTCCCAGGCAAAGTGGCCATTGGCTTCGCAGCTGCCACGGGTAGATTCGTTGAGCTCCATGAGATAC
This window encodes:
- the LOC123425641 gene encoding uncharacterized protein LOC123425641 isoform X2, which codes for MEKNEPKTKIERPRSSCLQPLCVCAPPGSLDRRHTDTATPPIQIPHLFLLFQRVTARGRQRATKHLAVPLLSATARAMAVAQAAAVVSPVVAGAAPSVSQRPPSRGPAGAGGGLGWRRRPRGSAGRRLVIADAFGGQYEDGFGDVELATQTVLYQLYEMNPPAYTWLYNYLVVNDAKEGVHFLRTLSKERQDLAERVMVTRLHLYGRWIKKCDHTKMYERISNENLELMRERLMETVVWPTDDTNTSDKQD
- the LOC123425641 gene encoding uncharacterized protein LOC123425641 isoform X1, whose amino-acid sequence is MEKNEPKTKIERPRSSCLQPLCVCAPPGSLDRRHTDTATPPIQIPHLFLLFQRVTARGRQRATKHLAVPLLSATARAMAVAQAAAVVSPVVAGAAPSVSQRPPSRGPAGAGGGLGWRRRPRGSAGRRLVIADAFGGQYEDGFGDVELEIMNYFTYKATQTVLYQLYEMNPPAYTWLYNYLVVNDAKEGVHFLRTLSKERQDLAERVMVTRLHLYGRWIKKCDHTKMYERISNENLELMRERLMETVVWPTDDTNTSDKQD